In the Telopea speciosissima isolate NSW1024214 ecotype Mountain lineage chromosome 2, Tspe_v1, whole genome shotgun sequence genome, one interval contains:
- the LOC122653147 gene encoding uncharacterized protein LOC122653147 isoform X2 — translation MDFWQKARTFAEEAAKRSQELTKEAAKKSQELTIGSSKISDIVSETAKRSMEIAAEATKKADQIKVEALKRADQIKSLAEGISPQIPVPAISLIDSSSADTSSSDLEKFGVTDDLREFVKGITLGTFQDFPMEDEPETADVLTVSNVRQDLTEWQARHATLVLSTVKEISRLRYDLCPRLMKEKKFWRIYFVLVNSHVAP, via the exons ATGGATTTTTGGCAGAAGGCACGAACCTTTGCTGAAGAAGCAGCGAAGAGATCACAAGAACTCACAAAAGAAGCAGCGAAGAAATCCCAAGAGCTCACCATAGGATCATCCAAGATATCCGATATCGTCTCAGAGACCGCCAAGAGATCTATGGAGATAGCCGCAGAGGCCACCAAGAAAGCCGATCAGATTAAGGTTGAAGCATTGAAACGGGCGGACCAGATCAAATCCCTAGCCGAGGGGATCTCTCCTCAAATTCCTGTCCCTGCGATCTCACTCATTGATTCTTCGTCCGCTGACACTTCCTCTTCAGATCTCGAGAAATTCGGCGTTACGGATGATTTGAGAGAGTTTGTGAAAGGAATTACACTCGGCACATTTCAGGATTTTCCCATGGAAG ATGAGCCAGAAACCGCTGATGTCCTAACAGTCTCAAATGTCAGACAGGATCTTACAGAGTGGCAAGCGAGACATGCCACTCTAGTTCTCTCTACAGTCAAG GAAATTTCTAGGTTAAGATATGATTTATGCCCACGCCtcatgaaagaaaagaaattctgGAGGATATATTTTGTACTAGTGAACAGTCATGTGGCTCCGTAA
- the LOC122649847 gene encoding armadillo repeat-containing protein 7, whose protein sequence is MFTNDRRQVERTGRYGTPRLQYLQELVGQFQNTTDEELKEKIVAHLVNFAYDPYNYTFMRQLNILELFLDCITEPNEKLVEFGAGGICNSCADPANAAIITQCGGIPLIIQCLSSPVRNTVNYALGALYYLCNASNKEEILKPEVVEVIKRYAAAEAVSVSFSNLAKAFLDKHVSE, encoded by the exons ATGTTTACAAATGATCGAAGACAAGTAGAGCGTACAGGAAGATATGGCACTCCAAGGTTGCAATATCTTCAG GAATTGGTTGGTCAATTTCAGAATACAACAGATGAAG AATTGAAGGAGAAAATAGTTGCTCATTTGGTGAACTTTGCCTATGATCCTTACAACTATACTTTTATGCGACAG CTAAATATTTTGGAACTGTTCCTAGATTGCATCACGGAGCCAAATGAGAAACTTGTGGAATTTGGGGCTGGTGGGATCTGCAATTCATGCGCTG ATCCAGCGAATGCTGCAATTATCACTCAGTGTGGTGGGATTCCTCTTATCATACAATGTTTATCTAGCCCTGTCAGAAACACT GTGAATTATGCTCTTGGGGCTTTGTATTATCTCTGCAACGCATCTAATAAGGAAGAGATTTTGAAGCCAGAAGTAGTTGAAGTCATAAAAAGGTATGCTGCAGCTGAAGCAGTAAGTGTAAGCTTCAGCAATCTGGCCAAAGCATTCTTGGACAAGCATGTCTCAGAATAG
- the LOC122651065 gene encoding uncharacterized protein LOC122651065: MLVLRTSSKRQRRPNVRLGEIGDVSAASSHKAELNSEEELWKHESEETALYPSCVFSGEMSSGFMVSDPGAWVSPKSLANGLHNRENRNPNSFKVSSELVVLGEAANAYKPPGLNFGIVTRKGRLLKRRGRFGFSGFTSTRAWNSEVTSEINNENGKGHRGNDFVGAPSNTFCDVYTVNDFVGAPSNTFCSGGETSDANKEARENECFEPISALHLCSDLDEFWTREACVEGDTLHSDEIPCVNPQPVAEYDKTGVGGSVVNSVKTWLEQLGFGKYVGLFQMHEVDEEALPLLTFEDLKEMGIYTVGPRRKMYTAIQHLKEGGGVSA; this comes from the coding sequence aTGTTGGTTCTTAGAACGAGTTCAAAGAGGCAGAGGCGCCCAAATGTTAGATTAGGAGAGATAGGAGACGTTTCGGCTGCTTCGTCTCATAAAGCTGAGTTGAATTCGGAAGAGGAGTTATGGAAACATGAGTCTGAAGAAACAGCTCTTTATCCAAGTTGTGTGTTCTCTGGGGAAATGTCATCCGGATTCATGGTTTCTGATCCTGGGGCTTGGGTTTCTCCTAAGTCTTTGGCTAATGGGTTGCACAACAGAGAgaatagaaaccctaattctttTAAAGTTTCTTCTGAGTTGGTAGTTTTGGGTGAAGCAGCTAATGCTTATAAACCACCTGGGCTGAATTTTGGAATAGTGACAAGGAAAGGCCGGCTCTTGAAGCGAAGGGGACGGTTTGGGTTCAGCGGTTTCACCAGTACTAGGGCCTGGAATTCCGAAGTTACTTCTGAAATTAacaatgaaaatggaaaagggcACAGAGGCAACGATTTTGTTGGAGCCCCATCAAATACATTTTGTGATGTTTACACTGTCAATGATTTTGTTGGAGCCCCATCAAATACATTTTGTTCGGGTGGTGAAACTTCAGATGCAAACAAAGAAGCCCGAGAGAATGAGTGCTTTGAACCAATTTCAGCTTTGCATCTCTGCAgtgatttggatgagttttggaCAAGGGAAGCTTGTGTAGAAGGTGATACATTGCATTCTGATGAGATTCCCTGTGTAAACCCGCAACCTGTTGCTGAATATGATAAGACGGGCGTTGGTGGTAGTGTTGTAAACAGCGTAAAGACATGGTTGGAGCAGCTGGGGTTTGGGAAGTATGTTGGATTGTTTCAGATGCATGAAGTGGACGAGGAGGCATTGCCTTTACTCACCTTTGAAGATCTCAAAGAGATGGGTATATATACCGTTGGACCTCGGAGAAAGATGTACACTGCAATTCAGCATctaaaggaaggaggaggagttTCTGCTTGA
- the LOC122651066 gene encoding uncharacterized protein LOC122651066 → MELLLLTTLSTTFSLLLTSCAYSHQTDHQMLSSVEQGNLSLSLSLFDTISYLSLSNINFLWTVHDLGISLTKLPRKLRPVEEPFTLKRCKTEDSKPEANKKEDLSGKMIQHSQVMVNGREGTRQRWIQRKDMWQFFTMDYSHIRRRQPIHNKAMPTRP, encoded by the exons ATGGAGCTGCTACTCCTTACCACACTCTCTACTACCTTCTCTCTTCTGCTAACATCCTGCGCTTACTCTCACCAAACTGATCATCAGATGTTATCATCTGTTGAACAAGgtaatctttctctctctctctctctctttgatacGATTTCTTATCTTTCTCTGTCCAACATTAATTTTCTGTGGACAGTTCATGATCTGGGTATCTCCCTCACCAAACTGCCAAGGAAGCTGAGACCAGTTGAGGAACCATTCACT CTTAAAAGATGCAAGACTGAGGACTCTAAACCAGAagctaacaagaaagaagactTATCAG GTAAGATGATACAACACAGTCAGGTGATGGTGAATGGAAGAGAAGGGACAAGACAGAGATGGATCCAAAGGAAGGACATGTGGCAGTTTTTCACTATGGACTATAGCCATATAAGACGACGACAACCAATACATAACAAGGCCATGCCAACTAGACCCTGA